One Flavobacterium cerinum genomic window, GAGATTAATCATCATATTAATCTTGTGAACAAATCAAAAAAAGTAGCTGTAGACATAAAAAAACCTCCTCGCCAAATATATGCAGGAGGTTTTTTATGATGTCGTTATCCTGTTTTTTCAAGCAAACGATTTTTTAGTATCGACATTTGAGTTTCGATGGCTTTAATTTCTTCCATAGTGATGGCCTTGCTCACGCTCGGATTTTTAAACTTATCATCCATGTCAGCCAGATCATTTTTCAATCTTTCTAGCATCTCATAAGCATTTTCTTCTACTTGTTGCTTAACTTCTAACTTTTGTTTGAGATCCTTCATAGCATCGGCAATACTCGTTTCCTCGGTTAATGCATATTCTTCCGTTTGGGTAACCGATGAATGTCCTAACATTGCCTGTACAATATTAATGGGAACGCCATTTTTAAGCGCAACAGTCGTAGCAAAAGTCCTTCTTGCCATATGGGTATTCAATTCGATTGTAAATACGCATAAGTTCGAAATTTCCTTTAAATATTCGTTGGATTTCTGATTTGATCTTACGGGAAGAACAGAATCACGCTTAATACAAAGTGGGTCATTTTCATATTTTTTCATTATTTCTATTGCCTTTGGTAGTAAGGGAATTCTGATTGGTTTCTTAGTTTTTTGCCTACTTATTAAGATCCACCATTCACCGTCTATTCCCCTTTGTATATCAGTTCTTTTTAGCTGAAATACATCAATATATGCGAGTCCTGTATAGCACTGAAAAACAAAGATATCCCTGATTATACTTAAACGCTCTGAAGAAAATACTCGATTTTCGAGAATACAAAGTTGTTCTGTTGTTATCGGTTTCTTATTTGACCTGGTACGCTTTTGCTTGAACCGCCTGAAGGGATCTAGTTTTATATATTCTTTATCAATAGCTCTAAAAATTACTTTTTTAAAGTTAGTGATGTATTTAAGAGCGGAATTGTTATTGCATAATCGAACTGTTCTCAGATATAGATAGTAATCTTTGATAAATTTATAGTCCAAATCAATAAAGTCGACATCGTCAACTTTGTATTGATGTACAATATATTCTCTAACATGACCTAGAGCGGTCGTATATCTTATAGCAGTAGACTTCGATAGTTCGCCGACTTCCGCCATTGCTTTAATTTCAATATTATGCTCTTCGAATTCTTCTAAAACTTTATTTCTTTTACTTTCTACACCGTTGATACATGCTATCAATTTTTCGGCTGTTATTGCACGTCCTTCGCCCAAGAGCTCTGTCTTACGCTGTACTATCTTTGATGTTAGCAAATCAAGGTATGAATTAAGAATTTTTGCATCTTCTTTTGATCCAGTAGCTCTTTCGATTTTCTGGTTCCACCTCTTAATATCCC contains:
- a CDS encoding site-specific integrase, whose translation is MLESSYGMTFFLKTPRKPNDIRMIYVRITVDGNPKETSINEKWDIKRWNQKIERATGSKEDAKILNSYLDLLTSKIVQRKTELLGEGRAITAEKLIACINGVESKRNKVLEEFEEHNIEIKAMAEVGELSKSTAIRYTTALGHVREYIVHQYKVDDVDFIDLDYKFIKDYYLYLRTVRLCNNNSALKYITNFKKVIFRAIDKEYIKLDPFRRFKQKRTRSNKKPITTEQLCILENRVFSSERLSIIRDIFVFQCYTGLAYIDVFQLKRTDIQRGIDGEWWILISRQKTKKPIRIPLLPKAIEIMKKYENDPLCIKRDSVLPVRSNQKSNEYLKEISNLCVFTIELNTHMARRTFATTVALKNGVPINIVQAMLGHSSVTQTEEYALTEETSIADAMKDLKQKLEVKQQVEENAYEMLERLKNDLADMDDKFKNPSVSKAITMEEIKAIETQMSILKNRLLEKTG